AACGACGCTTCGAGTCCCAGCGACGAAGCAGGTTCATCGCAGGTGTCGGCTCCGCCCTGAATCATCAGGGTCGGTACGTCGAGCACCGCGACCGTCTCAAGGTGACGCTGCCACACGTCATATTCAGCGTCGAGCGGCTCGGATTGCCAGCGACTCCGGTACGCACTCAGGGTAATTTCTGCCCAGTCCGGATGACGAAAACTCTGGGCGGTCTGTTCGAACTCGGCCAGGGCATACCACCCAGCCGGACTCCAGGTGTCCCACTGGAGTTTTGCAAACCCTACCGGATCTGCACGGACAGCTTCGGCACCGGCGTCGAGCGTCATGAACCACTGGTACCAGAACCGCCGGGCCTGAGAAAACGCGGGTACCGTAAAACGGGCCTGCGGCTGAAACGCGAGCGCAATGCCGACAATCGCCGTCAGCCGCTCAGGGGCCAGAGCCGCCAGGGTATACGCCGCACGCGCTCCCCAGTCATGCCCGATCACGGCGCAGCGGGAAACGCCCAGGGCATCGAGCAGATCGAGGGCGTCGCGGGCCAGCGCCACCCCTCGCCCATCACGCACCGTGTCTGAAGACAGGAACTGCGTTGGCCCGAACCCCCGGAGATAGGGTGTCAGTGTGCGGTAGCCCGCCTGTTGCAACTTAGCTGCGACCACCCGCCACCCCCGAGGATCATCGGGCCACCCGTGAAGCAGCAGCACCACAGGGCCGTCGCTCGGGCCGCCGACTTCGTAGGTGATGGAAAGTTTTTCGGTCTGGAGTTGCTGAAGCGTCATCGTATGCAGCGTACTGTATGGAGCATTTCCACACTCGGCTCTGTATCGCCCCCTGAAAGGAGACAGGCCACCAGGAGGAGGGCACACGTGCAGCGAACGAACTTGCGGGCAGAGGTCTGTTCCGCCGCGTGTGCATGTACACTCGGTGATGTGCTGAAGTCAGACCGCCCTTTTCTCTGCTTTACATTCTGAGGCGGAACACATGCAACTGTTCGAGACGCTGCTGGTTCTGCTGATCGGTGCGACGGTGCTGTCAGCCGTTGCGCGTCGCCTGGCGATTCCGTACCCGACGCTGCTGGCTATGGGAGGCGCGGTACTGGCGTTCCTGCCCGGCACGCCTCGCCTGAACCTGCCGCCCGAGCTGATCCTGACACTCTTTGTCGCTCCGGTGCTGCTCGACGCCGCGTATGACACCTCGCTGCGCGACCTGCGGGCCAACTGGCAGCCGGTGCTTTCGCTGGTGGTGGTGGCAGTCGGACTGACGACGGTTGCCGTGGCGGTGGCAGCCCATCTGCTGTTTCCAGATCTGCCGTGGGCAGCAGTGATCGCGCTGGGCGCACTTCTGGCACCGCCCGACGCGGTGGCGGCCCTGGCGGTGCTTCAGCAGGTTCGGCCACCTCACCGCATCCGCAAAGTGCTGGAGGGCGAGAGCCTGCTGAACGACGCGTCGGCCCTGCTGATCTATACGCTCGCGGTGGGCACTGTGGCCAGCGGTCATTTCAGCGTGGGCGGAGCGCTGCCGACGTTTGCGCTGGTTCTGGTCGGCAGCGTGGTGGTCGGCTGGCTGCTCTCGAAGGTCAGTGGCCCGTTGATCCGCCGCATCCAGGACGCCCCCACGTCGGTGATTCTTCAATTCGGCACCACCTTCGGGGTCTGGCTGCTGGCCGAGCAGCTGCGGCTGTCTGCGGTCATCACCATGGTGGTCTTCGGTCTGGCAGCCGGTCAGGGACCTGCGCTGCCTGCCCGGCTGCGGGTGGCGACGTTTCCGATCTGGGAAGCGGTGACCTTCTTGCTGAACGTGTTCGCCTTCACGCTGGTCGGGCTGCAACTGGGACCGGTCAGGGAACAGCTCGACCCGTCACAGCTGGTGGCGGCCTTTCTGCTGCTGGGGGTCGTGATCGCGGTGCGCCTGCTCTGGGCACTGCTGTACACCGTCAGTCAGCGGGCAAAACGGCGAAAAGCGGCGGCGAACGCTACTCCGCCTCTTTCCGCCGCCGACGGCCTGGTCATCGGCTGGTCGGGCATGCGGGGCATCGTCACGTTGGCAGCGGCACTGGCCCTCCCCAGCACCTTTCCGGGCCGCGATTTCATTCAGCTGACCGCGTTCGTGGTGGTGCTGGGCACGCTGGTCTTGCAGGGCCTGACCCTCAAACCGCTGCTGGCCCGTCTGCGCCTGCCGAATGACCGCGTCGTGGAACACGAGATCAATGTCGCCAGAAGTATCACGCTGAAGGCCGCCCTGAAAGAACTCAAGGCCGAGGACTCGGAAGCCGCGCTGCGTCTCCAGCAGGAATACCGGGAAGCTCTCAGTCTGGCACGCAGCGGAGAAGACCCGCACAGCACACCGGACAATTCGCTCCGATGGCGAACCCTGGGAGCTTCGCGCACTGCCCTGGCCGACCTGCGCCGCCAGGGCACCATCGGTGACGACGCCTACCGCCGGGTCGAGGAGGAACTCGACTGGCTGGAACTGAGCGCCCGCGCACAGGATTGACCTGAAGTGCTGGACGATATGAACACGGAGCTTCTGCAGGTTGAACTCTGGTACCGATGCTGATTCAACCTGTGCTATTCCAGCCCCGCCACCGTCCTGGCAGACGTTCCCGGCTCGGAGAGAGCGGAGGCTGACGTCAATACCTGAAGCGCTGCGCGAACGATCTCCGGATCGAATTGACGTCCTGCCTGTGCAGCCAGTTCCGCCAGGGCTTCCTGGGGCGTCCACGCCGCCTTGTAGGGCCGCTCACTCGTCAGCGCGTCGTACACGTCTGCCACGCTGAAAATCCTGGCTCCCTCCGGAATCGTCTCGCCGCGCAGACCGTCTGGATACCCGGTGCCGTCCCACCGTTCATGATGGTGCCGAACCACGCTGCGGGCCTGGGCCGTGACCGTGGGAATACGGGCCACCAGTTCGTCTCCAATCGTCGTGTGGCGCTGCATCATCGCCCATTCGTCGGCGTCCAGCTTTCCGGGCTTGAGCAAGATCGCGTCCGGAACCGCGAGCTTTCCGATATCGTGCAGATACGCGCCCACTTGCAGGTCTGCCAGGGCCGCCGCGTCGATTCCCAGGCACCGGGCAATGCTCATCGCCAGCGACACCACCCGTTGCGTATGACCGGCTGTCTCGAAATCTCGCAGTTCCAGCGCCATTCCCAGCGTCAGCAGAGCGCCTTCCCGGGTGCCCTCCAGATCCGCGATGTTGGCCTCCCGGTCCAGCACCTGACCGATCAGCTCGGCACTCCGGTTCATCAGCAGAACCGCCGATTCGGGCAGGGCCGACAGCGGCCTGAACCAGAGCAGCGCCACCACACCCACCCGCCGCCCCCGCTCCAGCACTGGAACTTTTACCAGGGCCTGAACGCC
This genomic window from Deinococcus ruber contains:
- a CDS encoding alpha/beta fold hydrolase; protein product: MTLQQLQTEKLSITYEVGGPSDGPVVLLLHGWPDDPRGWRVVAAKLQQAGYRTLTPYLRGFGPTQFLSSDTVRDGRGVALARDALDLLDALGVSRCAVIGHDWGARAAYTLAALAPERLTAIVGIALAFQPQARFTVPAFSQARRFWYQWFMTLDAGAEAVRADPVGFAKLQWDTWSPAGWYALAEFEQTAQSFRHPDWAEITLSAYRSRWQSEPLDAEYDVWQRHLETVAVLDVPTLMIQGGADTCDEPASSLGLEASFSAGYTRIVLDAVGHFPHREAPAQVTAAILAHLAPFV
- a CDS encoding cation:proton antiporter — translated: MQLFETLLVLLIGATVLSAVARRLAIPYPTLLAMGGAVLAFLPGTPRLNLPPELILTLFVAPVLLDAAYDTSLRDLRANWQPVLSLVVVAVGLTTVAVAVAAHLLFPDLPWAAVIALGALLAPPDAVAALAVLQQVRPPHRIRKVLEGESLLNDASALLIYTLAVGTVASGHFSVGGALPTFALVLVGSVVVGWLLSKVSGPLIRRIQDAPTSVILQFGTTFGVWLLAEQLRLSAVITMVVFGLAAGQGPALPARLRVATFPIWEAVTFLLNVFAFTLVGLQLGPVREQLDPSQLVAAFLLLGVVIAVRLLWALLYTVSQRAKRRKAAANATPPLSAADGLVIGWSGMRGIVTLAAALALPSTFPGRDFIQLTAFVVVLGTLVLQGLTLKPLLARLRLPNDRVVEHEINVARSITLKAALKELKAEDSEAALRLQQEYREALSLARSGEDPHSTPDNSLRWRTLGASRTALADLRRQGTIGDDAYRRVEEELDWLELSARAQD